A segment of the Polyodon spathula isolate WHYD16114869_AA chromosome 1, ASM1765450v1, whole genome shotgun sequence genome:
ctccCTTTCCATTTTGagcttatatttaaattatatcctCCTTAGATCCCCATTAAGTATACTGCAGAATACAAAGATTGAGTTCTGAAGGGATGTAGCTAAGTTTAATCAGCACAGTGCTCATCACAAACAGACCtaatagcaaggcagggcagTTCTACAGTCAGGCCAGGAACCAATAGTAGGGATTTTTCCATTTGATATATGCTTTAATGTCAAATATGGGTTGCATCCTAAAAGCTTTACTCATATTGTGGGGGTTTAAGAATATTAAGCAAGCAATAATTACACAATGAAATACCAGTAAAGCTGATCAATGTTTTGCATGTAAAAAGCGGTCTGTTGCTGGCTCTGAGGAAGATTTAACTGGTCGGTACTAAAAGATGGTCACTatgagtgttgttgttttttaacagtaAGTTTGGCCCACTTAGAATCTTAAGATCCTACTGCATTTCTATTCTTGAACTATCTCATTTTCTATCAAGCTAAAAAAAGATTGTGAAAGTTTACTCAGCGTACTGTGGTAAGGTTTTTAAACGAATACCGGGCAGACAGTCTGGCAATGATTCATTGGTATGAGTGACCATTAAACTACTTGATAAGAACTCTGTAACTACGTTTAATCAGTTGATGCCAGTATATTAGCAATACTGGAACAAATAGATTGACAAATTTTTATAACTTATCATTTTAAAGTTATGATGTAGTGTTGGAATGGCTCATGAAGGGGCAGAAAAGACACAGCTTTGTCTATATACCATAATAGGTATAAATAACATTGTACCCTGGCAACCAATCTGATGAAGTTCAAATAAACATagtcacttaaaaaaaagttgatttaaaacagcaaatcATAAAGCTTTCATTTAAACACAAAGTACATCTAGTGAAACCGCTACTTCATTGCTGTGCAATTTTGTCTTCTGTACAGTAGACCACATTATATTTGTCTTCTGTGCACAGACcacattatttttgaaaatatttggtCACTTTAATTTTTTGCAGGAGTTGAGTTTCCTTTTAAAGTCTTCTTCAGGTGGTGGTAATTGGGAAGAATCTTCATGAGGAAATCTAACTGAAGAGTCTGGGGCTGGTAATTagatcagaaaacaaaaaatgagatGGCTGTAAGGCAATCCTAAAAAGCAAATCtaacaaaactttttaaaaaatttaaaacacgTTAAAAGTACAAAATGCTAAGCGACCTCATCACCAAAATTCTGTTTGGGGTAAAAATTGGTACCCCAATCTTCCATAAACTTTCAACACTGGCATGCTCAATGGGCTACTCTGTAAAAATGTCTTTGAATAATATTAATAGCGGCTTACCTGTGGCCTTTCTGTCTGCACTCTGCGCATGCACCCTGAACCGTAGATTACAGTATTCTCTGGGATGACTTCACATGTATTAACCTGGCAGCAGGCTCCAATGATGCAACCACTTGTCAGAATTACATTCCTTCCTACTTCGGCTTGAAGGCAAAACATGAATCAGTCTCTAtagtaatagtattttttttattaatgcagttttatcaaagacaaataaaacaatgttaataaaaaataccCTGATATAAATGCAGTTTTAccaaatatatttgtttagaaGCTGGTTTTATGAAAAGAACAAATAAGTAAAACAGTTATCTTTTATTAATTTGATGGCAATTATAATTACAGTGCTGCATTCAATATGAATGCAACATTCTGCATTTTAAAGAGAagcagtattttatatattgggCTTATGATATAGCGACAGCATGTGATTAAACCTGGTGAAACACTGCATTTTCCACCTTAAACTTCCACGACAGCAAAGGAGGTTCAATGTAGACAAGTTCATCAAATGCAAGACTGTACTCCCAGCACAGTATAAAGCATATGGCAAAGATTAAAACACAGTTTGAGACCATAACGTCacattttgcaaaacaatataaacacaaatgaaattcaTACAcaaatgtggggggggggggggatttcttaCCTTTGGACTCAACTACATTGTTATCTCCAATTTTCATAGCCTGTGATACTGCACGAAATCAGTTCAggaaagcattcttttttttaaaagatgtatttaaaatgttagacATTTGTTTCTGTAGTTATGCCTCAGAGCAGATTATGTACAGGATTCAAGCATTAATGACCAATGCGGGGGTCCTTATTTAACAGATAATGATCTGCAGGGTTGGTTGGACCATCATTATCATCAGGTTAAAATATAGTAACAGACCAGTAAGTCAGCAAATAATTCTGTCCACACTTACTTTGCAAGTGCAAAACATCACCTATAAGCACATAATACAGTATACAACAGAAACAGAGACAAAAACATCAATGTCTGGTCTATACTGTAAGTATGTTACAAACACCAAAAGGTCATTTGGCTCATCAACGCCAGAACTTAGTCTAGTTATCTTTGAAAGGCTCCAAATGACTCACAAGCTTGGTCACTAAATccttttaacagaagtaattagAAGAATGATTTTCTTCAGTCAACGTTAACAGAGCTAAAGAAAAGGGATACTGCATCCAACttcaaaaacattgtttattccAATTGTCATCGTCTTTGGTTCCACATCTTTGTCAGGTATGATATTTTCAGGAAAGCTATAAAACAGAAAGAAGCCAAAAGTGTAAAAATCTCTGAACAGTGAACACATACCAAGAGAAAAGAAGACCTCTCTCACAGTAGTTAAAAACAACATACTAACCAGTTTATAAGGAGGGCTTGCTCTTCAATGAGATTTCCTTCTCCAATAACTATCGGCCCTGCTTCTGCTAATATGCGTGCTTTAGGGTGAACCACTGTTCTTGGTCCTATTGGAACATACAGCCATGACACAATATCCATGAGTAACTCAGCCAAAGCACAATTGCAAAAATCAAGTGCAGAAAATCTGGGGTGGTAATTCAAAATGCAAATGTTGTACATTATTAAGTAGAATATAGCGATTTCAAAGTATACGTTTTTGTGATTAGGCTGCAAGACAACAGAATGTAGGCATAAGAGAATAAGAATCttattgcatagtagtttcatCCTTtctaggttttaatacaagcttgattagccacagtgtgtatgtaACAAGCTTAGGTATGTGTTGtttaactcatagtaaaaccagaaatggatcaaactgctatacaaatAGTCTTGTCCATCCCTGGAAATCCCCTTTACCACTGTATGTCCCTTAGagattacacatttcaaaatcaaaatactgtataacTGTGGTATGaggcaaaataaaatggaaacagtACATGTTCTAGGCAAAGGTTTTGGTCATCAAACTGCAGTGTGAATCAGTGTTTACACAGAACCTGACAGGCCCACCTAGAAAAGTGTGCACCACTTAACATGTTTGTTGGCTTTTCTGTTCAATATTCACAAATTAAAAGTTCTAAGACTCTCAGATTTAAAAAGTATCAGTGTCTATACTATTATTCAAACAAcaaacaccaagcatcattccaTTTCATTTGGTAGTAAAATGCTGACAGTACCTATCAAATGCATTACAAGTTACAGACCAGTATAGCTTCAGTTGCATTTAATTGGAGACATGATCACACTCATTTCCCATTGttgaaagtaaagaaaacaataccagtcaatcacttttttaaatgcGTGACTTAGTTctgaatacagtatttcatgggtGTTACTGCGTTACTTACCAATGGTTACATCTCCTCTGATTTCGCTTTCCACACAAACAACAGCTCCGGGTGCAATCTTGACACTGCGTTACAAAGAAACATTTGTCTGacaacaccaaaaaacaaaaaataagaataacCGATTCTACAGTACGGATGCATAAAGACACCTACTcacagataaacaaaaaacaccgttgtatgtatttaaaaaataataatacagtatttatagaaaatatttataatatgcaaATCCGGGTGTGGGCGAGCCTCTATCGTCAACCGCCAATGGTTGGTTTCTTTTCGTTTGTTCTACAGCAGCAACTACAAAGTCGCATGCTGCTACAGAACAATGTTCCTTGAACCAAGGGCTATTTTACAGCAAGG
Coding sequences within it:
- the LOC121319531 gene encoding dynactin subunit 6-like, with amino-acid sequence MADLKAKQIQNSVKIAPGAVVCVESEIRGDVTIGPRTVVHPKARILAEAGPIVIGEGNLIEEQALLINCFPENIIPDKDVEPKTMTIGINNVFEVGCISQAMKIGDNNVVESKAEVGRNVILTSGCIIGACCQVNTCEVIPENTVIYGSGCMRRVQTERPQPQTLQLDFLMKILPNYHHLKKTLKGNSTPAKN